One Mangifera indica cultivar Alphonso chromosome 4, CATAS_Mindica_2.1, whole genome shotgun sequence genomic region harbors:
- the LOC123213399 gene encoding LOW QUALITY PROTEIN: (3aS,4S,5R,7aS)-5-hydroxy-7a-methyl-1-oxo-octahydro-1H-indene-4-carboxyl-CoA dehydrogenase (The sequence of the model RefSeq protein was modified relative to this genomic sequence to represent the inferred CDS: inserted 1 base in 1 codon), with product MGWKGILGFEYGIVQGPLGPDISGPELVAAVANAGGIGLLRAPDWESPDHLRELIGKTRALTDKPFGXGVVLEFPHEENIKAILKEKVAVLQISWGKCSKELVHEAHCAGVKIVPQVGSFDEAKKAIEACADAIIVQGREAGGHVLGQDSIISLLPRVVDLVGDRDIPVIAAGGIADARGYVAALALGARGVCLGTRFVASLESNAHPTYKRMLVELDETEYTDVYGRARWPAPQRALRTPFFNNLGTIPADENELNQPVIGHSIIHGMEKDVRRLAGTVPNESATGDIESMAMYAGQGTALIKEILPAGEIIKRLVEGAQLLIHKQFN from the exons ATGGGTTGGAAAGGGATTCTGGGTTTTGAATATGGAATTGTTCAGGGGCCACTGGGACCTGATATTTCAGGTCCAGAGCTTGTAGCTGCTGTTGCTAATGCTGGTGGAATCGGTCTCTTAAGAGCCCCTGATTGG GAATCACCTGATCACTTAAGGGAGTTAATAGGGAAGACCAGAGCATTAACGGACAAACCATTTG TTGGTGTTGTTCTGGAATTCCCCcatgaagaaaatataaaggctatattgaaagaaaaagttgCAGTTCTGCAAATTTCATGGGGTAAATGTTCAAAAGAGCTTGTACACGAAGCTCATTGTGCTGGGGTAAAAATTGTTCCCCAA GTCGGGAGTTTTGATGAAGCTAAAAAAGCAATTGAAGCATGTGCAGATGCGATTATTGTCCAAGGACGGGAAGCCGGAGGGCATGTACTTGGTCAG GATAGTATAATTTCATTGTTACCAAGGGTTGTTGATCTTGTCGGCGATCGAGATATTCCTGTAATAGCTGCAGGGGGAATTGCTGATGCTCGTGGTTACGTTGCCGCTCTGGCGCTTGGTGCTCGAGGTGTCTGCCTGGGAACAAG ATTTGTTGCAAGTCTGGAAAGCAACGCGCATCCTACATACAAGAGGATGTTGGTTGAACTCGACGAAACCGAATATACCGATGTCTATGGCAGGGCAAGATGGCCTGCACCGCAACGCGCTCTGAGAACACCTTTCTTCAATAATTTGGGAACCATTCCTGCTGATGAAAATGAATTAAACCAGCCAGTGATTGGTCATTCAATAATTCATGGCATG GAGAAAGACGTTCGACGTTTAGCAGGTACTGTTCCAAATGAGTCGGCAACGGGTGATATTGAGAGTATGGCAATGTATGCCGGCCAAGGAACTGCTCTCATCAAAGAAATCTTACCTGCAGGAGAAATAATAAAGAGGCTGGTTGAGGGCGCTCAGCTTCTAATCcataaacaatttaattag